The proteins below are encoded in one region of Aspergillus nidulans FGSC A4 chromosome III:
- a CDS encoding DUF3176 domain-containing protein (transcript_id=CADANIAT00005325) produces MTGSAVLSLVVWKANWELFRILCEGGSEQAADPAPFKYRRRPIYSPSEWLFEGMSSLLAMVIVITIAVIFWMMDGKPLKEWSGPVSLAATISILTTAYSSALMHSVSSFIRQLKWLHFKDKPRRLSHLETFDEASRGVWGALLLLTNVKWNLATLGAIITILRLTFSAFSQQAVQIAQRASTTPSDINSVAFGYAHNYSRDFSNFSTYGNTDKRLSAKQLTEAIPQDPDMQFAIIKGLYGIDTPATFSCPSSCRWDGSYVSLGFKSACKNVKQDTLRSAACDGTEHRNRCNMTTPNGVNIITHRIHTDAATSYVMNTTSTLEPSAEEKLLEIARFGIYRSSPDGNFRQQNVSITQCSLYLTAYEYANAFAKLPTEVSSIS; encoded by the exons ACAGGCAGCGCGGTCCTGAGCCTCGTGGTATGGAAAGCGAACTGGGAGCTCTTCAGAATTCTGTGCGAAGGAGGCTCTGAGCAGGCTGCTGATCCAGCACCCTTCAAATACAGGCGCCGTCCCATATACTCTCCCAGCGAATGGCTGTTCGAGGGCATGAGCTCTTtgctggccatggtcatAGTCATCACGATAGCTGTTATATTCTGGAtgatggatggaaagccccTCAAGGAGTGGAGTGGCCCCGTGTCTCTAGCCGCAACTATCTCAATTCTAACGACCGCCTATTCATCAGCATTGATGCATAGCGTCAGTTCCTTTATCAGACAGCTGAAGTGGCTTCATTTCAAGGATAAGCCACGGAGACTTTCTCACCTCGAGACATTCGACGAGGCGAGTCGCGGGGTCTGGGGGGCCCTCTTGCTCCTCACGAATGTCAAATGGAATCTAGCCACTCTCGGAGCCATCATCACAATCTTGCGACTGACGTTCTCGGCGTTCTCACAGCAAGCTGTGCAAATTGCGCAGAGGGCATCGACGACACCTTCCGATATCAATAGTGTCGCCTTTGGATACGCGCACAATTATTCTCGGGATTTTAGCAATTTTAGCACATATGGAAACACTGACAAAA GACTTTCGGCTAAGCAACTTACAGAAGCGATCCCACAGGATCCCGATATGCAATTCGCTATAATCAAAGGTCTTTACGGAATTGATACGCCTGCTACATTCTCCTGCCCAAGCTCATGCCGCTGGGATGGCTCATATGTCTCACTCGGGTTTAAGAGCGCCTGTAAGAATGTCAAACAAGATACACTACGTTCGGCCGCCTGCGATGGGACAGAGCACAGGAACCGATGCAACATGACCACGCCGAACGGCGTGAACATAATAACGCATAGGATCCACACCGACGCGGCGACAAGCTATGTCATGAATACCACGTCGACACTGGAGCCATCTGCTGAGGAGAAATTGCTGGAAATAGCGCGGTTCGGCATCTATCGGTCCTCGCCAGACGGCAATTTTAGGCAGCAAAATGTCAGCATTACACAGTGCTCGTTATATCTCACAGCTTACGAATATGCAAATGCGTTTGCCAAATTGCCAACGGAAGTCTCTTCTATTTCATAG
- a CDS encoding protein xgeB (transcript_id=CADANIAT00005326), with amino-acid sequence MKKPNHAVLGIGLALCIEAAYSAASQSYTWKNVVTGGGGGFVPGIVFNPSEEGLAYVRTDIGGAYRLNSDDTWTPLTDFVGNSNWNRWGVDALATDPVDTNRLYLAVGMYTNEWDTSNGAILRSTDKGETWTETALPFKVGGNMPGRGMGERLAVDPHKNSILFFGARSGHGLWKSTDYGATWSNVTSFTWTGTYFQDSSSTYTSDIVGIAWVTFDSTSGSSGSPTPRIFVGVADTGKSVFVSEDAGATWNWVTGEPQYGFLPHKGVLSPAEKTLYISYSNGAGPYDGTNGTVHKYDISSGTWTDISPTSMEDTYYGYGGLSVDLKVPGTLMVAALNCWWPDELIWRSVDSGANWSPIWAWNGYPNINYYYDYEVSNAPWLEDTTSTDGFPVRVGWMVEALSIDPFDSNHWLYGTGATIYGGHDLTSWDSIHRVTLQSLASGIEETAVQALIVPPGGPPLLSAVYDVGGFYHSDLDTPPTQAYHTPTYGSTNGLDYAGNNPATIVRSGSTDADDPTVALSNDFGRTWSANYAASSATGPGPVAISADGDTILLMSNTQGALRSQYQSTFAAVTSLPSGAVIASDKANNTVFYGGSSGSFYVSTNTGTSFTKTATLGSSSTVNAIRAHPSLAGDVWASTDTGLYHSTDYGRTFTKTGSSCTAGWGFGLGKPSSTSAYPVIYGFFTVDGVTALSKTEDEGTTWAMISDSEHGFGAASANVVNGDMGNYGRVFVGTNGRGIFYGEPNGSSPPSSSSTSTTATTSSTSTTLTTTSTPTTTVTTTTTSTTATATATASPYGQCGGSEYTGPTACPSGWTCTFFNHFYSQWLYGVLLAVWGR; translated from the exons ATGAAGAAGCCCAATCACGCTGTGTTAGGCATTGGACTTGCCTTATGCATAGAAGCAGCGTACAGCGCTGCGTCACAGTCATACACCTGGAAGAATGTCGTCACTGGAG GTGGTGGCGGTTTCGTTCCGggcatcgtcttcaacccGTCCGAAGAGGGACTTGCATATGTGCGCACTGATATTGGCGGGGCATACCGTCTTAACTCAGACGATACATGGACGCCACTGACTGATTTTGTGGGTAATAGTAACTG GAATCGATGGGGTGTGGACGCGCTCGCCACCGACCCCGTTGACACAAACAGGCTGTATCTTGCCGTTGGTATGTACACCAACGAATGGGACACGAGCAACGGGGCTATACTACGCTCCACGGACAAAGGCGAGACCTGGACAGAAACAGCGCTGCCGTTTAAAGTGGGTGGGAACATGCCTGGCCGTGGGATGGGTGAG AGACTTGCGGTGGACCCTCATAAGAATAgcattctcttctttggcgcTAGGAGCGGTCACGGTCTTTGGAAGAGTACTGACTATGGCGCGACCTGGAGCAATGTCACTTCCTTTACCTGGACGGGGACGTACTTCCAGGACTCGAGCTCGACTTATACTTCTGATATTGTGGGTATCGCATGGGTGACGTTTGATTCTACATCTGGTAGCTCAGGATCGCCAACCCCGAGGATCTTTGTTG GGGTAGCAGATACTGGTAAATCTGTCTTTGTGTCTGAAGATGCTGGTGCTACAT GGAACTGGGTCACTGGCGAGCCACAGTACGGATTCCTCCCTCACAAAGGCGTCCTTTCTCCAGCGGAGAAGACACTATACATCTCCTACTCGAATGGTGCTGGTCCTTACGACGGAACGAACGGGACCGTTCACAAGTACGACATCTCGTCCGGAACGTGGACCGACATCAGCCCTACGTCCATGGAAGATACATACTATGGCTACGGTGGTCTCTCTGTCGATCTCAAGGTTCCTGGAACGTTAATGGTTGCGGCCCTGAACTGCTGGTGGCCCGACGAGCTCATCTGGCGTAGTGTTGACTCCGGCGCGAACTGGTCCCCAATATGGGCATGGAATGGCTATCCCAACATCAACTACTACTACGACTACGAGGTGTCAAACGCGCCATGGCTCGAAGACACCACCTCCACAGACGGGTTTCCCGTCCGCGTAGGCTGGATGGTCGAAGCACTATCAATTGACCCGTTTGACTCGAATCACTGGCTCTATGGTACCGGCGCCACGATCTACGGCGGCCACGACCTCACAAGCTGGGACTCCATCCACCGCGTTACCCTCCAGAGCCTGGCTTCTGGAATCGAAGAAACAGCCGTCCAGGCCTTGATCGTGCCCCCGGGCGGCCCTCCACTCCTCTCAGCTGTCTATGACGTCGGCGGTTTCTATCACTCAGATCTCGACACCCCGCCAACCCAGGCATACCACACACCAACCTATGGCTCGACCAACGGCCTCGATTACGCAGGCAATAATCCAGCGACCATCGTTCGCTCCGGCTCAACTGACGCCGACGATCCCACCGTCGCCCTCTCGAATGACTTTGGCCGCACGTGGTCCGCCAACTACGCCGCTTCTTCGGCCACAGGACCAGGTCCTGTGGCCATCTCCGCAGACGGCGACACCATCCTCCTGATGTCGAACACCCAGGGCGCTCTCCGCTCACAGTATCAGTCCACCTTTGCCGCTGTGACAAGTCTCCCCTCGGGTGCGGTCATCGCGTCGGACAAGGCCAACAATACCGTCTTCTACGGCGGCAGTTCGGGTAGTTTCTACGTCTCCACAAACACGGGAACCTCCTTCACTAAGACCGCCACGCTGGGGTCTAGCTCCACGGTCAACGCCATCCGCGCTCATCCATCGCTTGCGGGTGATGTCTGGGCCTCCACCGATACCGGACTGTATCACTCAACAGACTATGGCCGCACCTTTACCAAGACTGGAAGCTCCTGTACAGCTGGCTGGGGCTTTGGGCTCGGAAAgccctcttcaacatccgcaTATCCAGTAATATATGGCTTCTTCACTGTAGACGGCGTAACTGCGCTCTCTAAgacggaggatgaaggaaccACTTGGGCTATGATTTCCGATTCGGAGCATGGCTTCGGTGCTGCGTCAGCGAATGTGGTGAATGGGGACATGGGGAACTATGGACGGGTGTTTGTAGGGACAAATGGAAGGGGTATATTCTATGGGGAGCCGAATGGAAGTTCACCTCCAAGTTCGTCTTCAACGTCAACAACTGCAACAACGTCGAGTACATCTACGACATTGACGACGACTTCTACTCCAACTACCACAGTGACAACGACAACCACTAGCACTACAGCCACAGCTACTGCTACCGCCTCGCCCTACGGCCAATGCGGCGGCAGCGAATACACAGGACCGACTGCGTGTCCCTCTGGATGGACATGCACGTTCTTCAACCACTTTTACTCGCAAT GGTTGTATGGTGTCCTCCTAGCGGTCTGGGGCCGCTAG
- a CDS encoding uncharacterized protein (transcript_id=CADANIAT00005327): protein MDISPNVAGASCELDSPAAWWLLKEATTNFNGSTVSELYFPEDQAALSSFLGQISNRIAKQ, encoded by the exons ATGGATATCAG CCCGAACGTGGCAGGAGCTTCCTGCGAGCTGGACTCGCCGGCGGCTTGGTGGTTGCTGAAGGAAGCTACCACAAATTTCAACGGAAGCACTGTGTCTGAGCTTTACTTTCCGGAAGATCAAGCAGCTCTATCCTCTTTTCTGGGACAA ATCTCGAACCGCATCGCCAAGCAGTAG
- a CDS encoding uncharacterized protein (transcript_id=CADANIAT00005328) — translation MSEYTNLPDYDSLPPVKGMPRGCAWGIFDKDGKKDHIGCLNLLTPSVVRAALKEAETGQSVSLNWPINAIHKPGFQRAGLEHKVSSFQDTPFKLHGFDDEVAFNTQCSSQWDSLVHFAHQPSGFSYNGVKPTKEALLQADAPFHKDTDLPTLDHWHSRGGLVGRGVLLDYQAYADAHGRKYSPFETHKITVADLEAVAQWENVELRQGDIVIIRSGFTKGLQEAATPEKQAECMASHRTVGVEGNEATAKWFWNKHFAAVAGDAIAFECLPPSKEDGTEGSIGDLVLHQYFLGLFGLNIGELWDLEALSKLCAEKKRYSFLLTSCPLNVPGSVGSPPNALAIF, via the exons ATGTCTGAATACACCAACCTGCCCGACTACGACTCCCTCCCGCCCGTCAAAGGCATGCCCCGTGGCTGCGCATGGGGTATTTTCGACAAAGACGGCAAGAAAGACCATATCGGGTGTCTGAACCTGCTTACGCCGTCTGTGGTGCGCGCGGCCTTGAAGGAAGCGGAGACGGGCCAGTCGGTCTCGCTGAACTGGCCCATCAACGCTATCCATAAGCCTGGGTTCCAGCGCGCGGGACTCGAGCATAAGGTCTCTTCGTTCCAGGACACGCCCTTCAAGTTACATGGGTTCGACGACGAGGTCGCGTTCAATACTCAGTGCTCCAGCCAGTGGGATAGCTTGGTACATTTCGCGCACCAGCCGTCCGGGTTCAGCTATAATGGAGTCAAGCCAACGAAGGaggcgctgctgcaggcaGACGCGCCCTTCCACAAAGACACCGACCTGCCCACGCTTGACCACTGGCATTCGCGCGGCGGCCTCGTCGGTCGCGGTGTCCTGCTCGACTACCAAGCGTACGCAGACGCGCACGGCCGGAAGTACTCTCCCTTTGAGACGCACAAAATCACTGTCGCCGATCTCGAGGCTGTGGCTCAATGGGAGAATGTTGAGTTGCGCCAGGGCGATATTGTCATCATCCGGTCCGGGTTCACAAAGGGGCtgcaggaagctgccacGCCAGAGAAACAGGCAGAGTGCATGGCCAGCCACCGAACTGTCGGGGTGGAAGGCAACGAGGCTACGGCGAAGTGGTTCTGGAACAAGCATTTTGCGGCTGTTGCGGGCGATGCCATCGCGTTCGAGTGTCTGCCGCCGTCGAAAGAAGATGGGACAGAGGGGTCGATTGGAGATCTGG TGCTGCATCAGTACTTCCTCGGCCTGTTCGGGCTGAATATCGGCGAGCTGTGGGATCTTGAGGCGCTGTCGAAGCTTTGtgctgagaagaagcgatACTCGTTCTTGCTCACAAGCTGTCCGCTCAACGTGCCAGGCAGCGTCGGGAGCCCACCGAATGCGCTTGCGATTTTTTAG
- a CDS encoding uncharacterized protein (transcript_id=CADANIAT00005329): MSTVSEASPVLDWYEDRGTPLQIHFIIMLALPVVAVALRFWSRAVMPSVGPGRRTIGRFWWDDWTALLATVSNTAVCILAIKMVQLGLGRHAVIVLPENITLFLRFLWAVYIIFIIGASIAKASALFFYARVFTQTRSRFRYSLWTLQAFNVLWLLGTILAVIFMCSPVAKVWNQSTPGHCRRPADIWLGSGVSSVFIDVLILVLPIPILWGLQMKPSRKFLAVLVIILGHLVVVVSIGRLASVAWTVQHLAMDPTSVNTVAPIFWHGSEIPIAVISVSLPSIFLLARRGFSHGMKSMFSMKTIPSSVWADESHVERAEPRPARSVSSIGLVPVRPVYIQNPVKCVTTDSGFTESITALPPIPEEPCEHRTPSVTAEYGSTSTLSTVLPQIPEEVHGRQTPQLTVDCGSTSPISWARATEAQLAELGHV; this comes from the exons ATGTCAACCGTCAGCGAAGCCTCGCCAGTACTCGATTGGTACGAAGATCGCGGTACACCCTTGCAGATTCATTTCATCATCATGTTGGCCCTCCCGGTAGTCGCTGTGGCATTGCGGTTCTGGTCGCGAGCCGTCATGCCTTCTGTTGGACCAGGGAGAAGGACAATCGGGCGCTTCTGGTGGGATGACTGGACAGCACTCTTAGCGACG GTTTCCAATACCGCTGTCTGTATCCTCGCCATCAAGATGGTGCAGCTCGGCCTGGGCCGTCACGCGGTGATCGTCTTGCCAGAGAACATTACGCTATTCCTCAGATTCCTCTGGGCAGTGTATATCATCTTCATTATAGGTGCATCAATAGCCAAAGCCTCGGCCCTGTTCTTCTACGCGCGAGTGTTCACCCAGACGCGCTCACGGTTCCGTTACTCTCTCTGGACACTCCAAGCGTTCAACGTGCTCTGGCTGCTAGGCACCATTCTCGCAGTAATCTTCATGTGCTCCCCAGTTGCCAAAGTGTGGAATCAATCAACGCCTGGCCACTGTCGCCGACCGGCCGATATCTGGCTCGGTAGTGGAGTTTCTAGCGTGTTTATCGACGTTCTGATCCTAGTCCTGCCTATTCCCATCCTCTGGGGACTGCAAATGAAACCATCCCGCAAGTTCCTCGCCGTGCTCGTCATCATTCTTGGCCATCT CGTGGTGGTGGTCTCCATTGGACGTTTGGCGTCAGTAGCATGGACCGTCCAGCACCTTGCAATGGATCCTACCT CAGTCAACACCGTTGCTCCGATCTTTTGGCATGGATCCGAGATCCCCATTGCCGTCATCAGCGTCAGTCTCCccagcatcttcctcctcgcgcGGCGGGGCTTCTCCCATGGGATGAAGTCAATGTTCAGCATGAAGACGATACCGTCTTCTGTATGGGCGGATGAGAGCCACGTTGAACGGGCCGAGCCCCGCCCGGCCAGATCTGTTAGTTCAATCGGGCTCGTCCCTGTCCGACCAGTCTATATCCAGAACCCAGTCAAATGCGTGACCACAGACAGCGGGTTCACCGAATCTATCACTGCGCTGCCACCGATCCCGGAAGAGCCTTGCGAGCACCGGACGCCATCAGTGACTGCAGAGTATGGTTCCACGAGTACGCTTTCGACCGTGCTGCCGCAGATCCCTGAAGAGGTACATGGACGGCAGACGCCTCAGCTTACGGTGGATTGCGGTTCAACCAGCCCTATTTCCTGGGCACGAGCCACGGAAGCCCAGCTTGCGGAACTTGGCCATGTATAA
- a CDS encoding uncharacterized protein (transcript_id=CADANIAT00005330) yields MPTRLRLIYLIAGALVLFAFLHLFQGPELSPTSAFLPRDTAGNNTLGFQQIFALSQHPSWRTRGLDAAANLTGLQITIPPQPPVDDRLVEAFANIQGDPWDTQHPSPGASKAWLAHLDLLKHVYQSEIETALILEDDVDWDIALRNQMMNISTAVRNLTRAPETDRSPYSLEWDVLWLGHCGERWDESIETIVFNDTHVCPHEDYRGFWPDEIALLPDLKRTVYRSNSPVCTFAYAVTHKGARRILESLGAGQGEAFDVQLQIECHSQRLTCVSVVPEVFHQYFPPAQFGVKSDVDIGNNKGDGPVEETFESVMGSTENILHSARCRALWGSDSYSVLDLLWSISAISKRSGYDVERRSITIRYWVITLPKKDSSEMPILPTRTTCMMSFELFRPSNLALLFANVFSRPQPQKFVVPACRNENATAVTQYTSGRDGFDAPKVHPINATTYDWWWFDAIQQPVPTEDGGQSQAHIVITFYNLGSEVLTEQFPKRLAEW; encoded by the exons ATGCCGACTCGATTACGCCTCATATATCTGATCGCGGGTGCCCTTGTCCTGTTCGCATTCTTGCACCTTTTTCAGGGTCCCGAACTCAGCCCCACCTCTGCATTTTTGCCACGGGATACTGCCGGGAACAACACGTTAGGA TTTCAACAAATCTTCGCCTTGTCACAACATCCCTCATGGCGGACGCGGGGCCTTGATGCCGCAGCAAACCTCACGGGCCTTCAGATCACGATCCCCCCACAGCCACCAGTGGACGATCGTCTGGTGGAAGCATTTGCAAACATCCAGGGCGACCCATGGGACACCCAGCATCCGTCGCCCGGGGCCAGCAAAGCTTGGCTCGCGCATCTGGACTTGCTCAAGCACGTCTACCAATCCGAGATTGAGACGGCCCTCATTCTGGAAGACGATGTTGACTGGGACATCGCTCTGCGGAATCAGATGATGAACATCTCAACGGCGGTGCGTAACCTGACCAGGGCCCCGGAAACGGACCGGTCGCCGTATAGTCTTGAATGGGACGTCCTCTGGCTCGGCCACTGTGGGGAACGGTGGGATGAGTCGATCGAGACGATCGTATTCAACGACACCCATGTATGCCCGCATGAGGATTACCGGGGCTTCTGGCCTGATGAGATTGCACTCCTCCCTGATCTGAAGCGGACGGTATACCGGTCAAACAGCCCAGTGTGTACGTTTGCGTACGCGGTCACGCACAAGGGCGCCAGGAGGATCCTGGAGAGTCTGGGGGCTGGACAAGGAGAGGCGTTTGATGTCCAGCTGCAGATTGAATGTCACAGTCAGCGCCTTACTTGCGTCTCGGTCGTACCGGAAGTCTTCCATCAGTACTTCCCTCCTGCCCAGTTCGGCGTGAAGAGCGATGTGGATATTGGTAATAACAAGGGCGACGGGCCTGTCGAGGAAACTTTTGAATCTGTCATGGGCTCAACAGAGAACATCCTACATAGCGCTCGGTGTCGGGCGCTATGGGGCAGTGACT CTTACTCCGTATTGGATCTACTCTGGAGTATATCAGCAATATCGAAGAGATCTGGCTATGATGTCGAGCGGCGATCTATAACAATTCGATATTGGGTTATAACGCTGCCCAAGAAGGATTCCAGTGAGATGCCCATCTTGCCCACTCGGACGACTTGTATGATGTCTTTCGAGCTCTTTCGACCCTCTAACCTGGCTTTGCTTTTCGCGAATGTCTTTTCTCGGCCTCAGCCACAGAAATTCGTCGTTCCAGCTTGCCGAAATGAGAATGCCACCGCTGTCACCCAGTACACGTCCGGCCGCGATGGCTTCGACGCTCCCAAGGTTCACCCCATCAACGCGACCACTTATGACTGGTGGTGGTTTGATGCCATCCAGCAGCCGGTTCCCACGGAGGATGGCGGGCAGTCCCAGGCTCATATCGTCATCACCTTCTACAATCTCGGCTCGGAGGTCTTGACAGAGCAGTTTCCCAAACGGCTTGCCGAGTGGTGA
- the cdcA gene encoding phosphoprotein phosphatase CDC14 (transcript_id=CADANIAT00005331), translating into MAGSTAGYGQIIEYIQDKLYLASYDHTPDAKTPFPYPAEQPKSPSKRRAQASPSKKRSPVYFTVDDTLLYNSFHADFGPLHIGHLYRFAVHFHDLLAANNDRAIVFYSRTDARSRANAACLVACYMVLIQSWPPHLALAPIAQADPPYMPFRDAGYSQADFILNIQDVVYGVWKAKEQGVCGLRDFSLEEYEKFERVDMGDFNWISPHFLAFASPQHQPVAPIPRDSPEYAALPSTVSEVRSSRLPLPFKNVLEHFATRGVGLVVRLNSELYSPSYFTALGISHIDMIFEDGTCPPLPLVKKFIRMAHEMINVKHKAIAVHCKAGLGRTGCLIGAYLIYRYGFTANEVIAFMRFMRPGMVVGPQQHWLHLNQGSFREWWFEDCMKEKLAQMQPNPVTPGRSPAKHRAAAVTTPPQNGHSKRSALGEIDNNEATPIYDDNLPAPTPGQPRKSHRKDSRHHPYSRTASGSLVVDKDTRKTRRSTDSSESEEETQLRMLAKQRSSKSPAASPGQRSISYSATVTASYTLNDDIHEDRENWGGAAQPPKTPVTSKTSGAVSVSKVRSSSRRVTGESKGVRKPSGRIGSTGSPVRVKAQA; encoded by the exons ATGGCCGGATCTACTGCTGGCTACGGCCAGATTATCGAATACATTCAAG ATAAACTGTACCTCGCCTCCTACGACCACACTCCCGACGCCAAAACTCCTTTCCCATACCCGGCCGAGCAACCGAAATCCCCCAGCAAGCGCCGAGCGCAAGCCTCTCCGAGCAAGAAGCGCAGTCCCGTTTATTTCACGGTCGATGATACCCTTCTGTATAACTCGTTTCATGCGGATTTTGGGCCCCTCCACATCGGTCATCTGTACCGCTTTGCCGTCCACTTCCATGACCTCCTTGCCGCGAACAATGACCGCGCCATTGTTTTCTACTCACGGACTGACGCTCGCAGCCGTGCTAATGCGGCTTGTCTTGTCGCTTGTTACATGGTCCTGATCCAATCGTGGCCGCCGCATCTTGCGCTCGCTCCGATTGCGCAGGCGGACCCTCCGTACATGCCTTTCCGAGATGCCGGATACAGTCAAGCAGACTTTATTCTCAACATCCAGGATGTTGTATATGGTGTTTGGAAGGCCAAGGAGCAGGGAGTGTGCGGCTTGAGAGATTTCAGTCTTGAAGA GTACGAGAAGTTTGAACGAGTCGACATGGGAGACTTCAACTGGATCAGCCCTCATTTCCTCGCTTTTGCCTCCCCACAGCACCAGCCGGTTGCGCCAATCCCTCGGGATAGCCCCGAGTACGCCGCCCTGCCTTCCACAGTGTCCGAAGTTAGATCCTCTCGACTGCCTCTTCCTTTTAAGAATGTCTTGGAACATTTCGCAACCCGCGGTGTTGGACTGGTTGTACGACTGAACTCTGAACTTTACTCGCCCTCATATTTCACTGCGCTTGGCATTTCTCATATTGATATGATCTTCGAGGACGGTACCTGCCCTCCCCTGCCGCTGGTGAAGAAATTCATCAGGATGGCTCACGAGATGATCAATGTCAAGCACAAAGCTATTGCTGTGCACTGTAAGGCCGGGCTCGGACGAACAGGGTGCCTGATCGGTGCTTACCTGATTTACCGATATGGATTCACTGCAAATGAGGTTATTGCTTTTATGCGCTTCATGCGTCCTGGAATGGTCGTTGGCCCCCAGCAGCACTGGCTCCACCTTAACCAGGGATCGTTCCGCGAGTGGTGGTTTGAGGACTgtatgaaggagaagctcgccCAGATGCAGCCGAACCCGGTCACCCCTGGCCGATCTCCCGCCAAACACCGCGCCGCTGCAGTGACTACCCCTCCGCAGAATGGCCACTCGAAGCGATCTGCACTCGGAGAGATTGACAACAACGAAGCTACTCCAATTTACGATGATAACCTACCGGCTCCAACTCCAGGGCAGCCTCGGAAGTCGCACAGGAAAGACTCTCGACACCACCCCTACTCTCGGACCGCATCCGGAAGCCTCGTTGTGGATAAGGATACGAGGAAGACCAGGCGAAGCACTGATAGTAGTgagagtgaagaggagaCACAACTGCGGATGCTCGCCAAGCAGCGTTCATCAAAATCACCAGCTGCATCACCGGGCCAGCGCTCCATCAGCTACTCGGCCACGGTCACGGCTAGCTACACTCTGAACGACGATATTCATGAGGATAGGGAAAATTGGGGCGGTGCTGCACAACCACCCAAAACACCAGTAACTAGCAAAACCTCCGGCGCTGTTTCCGTTAGCAAGGTTCGGTCTAGTTCCCGCCGAGTGACTGGCGAGTCCAAGGGCGTTCGCAAGCCCAGTGGCCGGATCGGCAGTACAGGAAGTCCTGTCCGTGTAAAGGCCCAAGCATGA